In a single window of the Ancylobacter polymorphus genome:
- a CDS encoding DUF6867 family protein: protein MKPELVVEVSRADFVLVTLFLGGGAAWLTGRSIASTWRPYRQAVLYALLLGCVVRFFHFALFEGTLLSLHYFLTDTAFLVALATLGFRAERARQMTTRYGWMFRQSGFFGWHEGNAGPRSGEP, encoded by the coding sequence TTGAAGCCGGAACTGGTGGTGGAAGTGTCGCGCGCCGATTTCGTGCTCGTGACCCTGTTCCTTGGCGGCGGCGCGGCGTGGCTCACCGGCCGCTCCATCGCCTCGACCTGGCGGCCCTACCGGCAGGCGGTGCTCTATGCGCTGCTGCTGGGCTGCGTGGTGCGCTTCTTCCATTTCGCGTTGTTCGAGGGCACGCTGCTCTCGCTGCATTACTTCCTCACCGATACGGCCTTCCTGGTCGCCCTCGCCACGCTCGGCTTCCGCGCCGAGCGGGCGCGGCAGATGACGACCCGCTATGGCTGGATGTTTCGCCAGTCGGGGTTCTTCGGCTGGCACGAAGGCAATGCCGGGCCCCGTTCCGGCGAGCCGTGA
- a CDS encoding flavin reductase, with protein sequence MDQPKAPEAHHDAGHAVEAGLYREAMSRLVAAVHVITTHGAEGRAGFTATAVASVSDSPPTLLVCLNRRIRSAPAFRQAGRFAVNMLAAEQQAVAEAFGGRGGLEGEQRFGVGHWHEGALGLPCLTGAVAVFHCRLVEARTIATHDVLVGRVEAVTLGPDRAKLAYLGRGFLTV encoded by the coding sequence TTGGATCAGCCAAAGGCGCCTGAGGCGCATCACGACGCCGGGCACGCGGTCGAGGCCGGGCTCTATCGCGAGGCGATGAGCCGGCTGGTCGCCGCCGTGCATGTCATCACCACCCATGGCGCGGAGGGCCGCGCCGGCTTCACCGCCACGGCGGTCGCCTCGGTGTCCGACAGCCCGCCGACCCTCCTCGTCTGCCTCAACCGCCGCATCCGCTCCGCTCCCGCCTTCCGCCAGGCCGGTCGGTTCGCGGTGAACATGCTGGCTGCCGAGCAGCAGGCGGTGGCGGAAGCGTTTGGCGGGCGCGGCGGGCTGGAGGGCGAGCAGCGATTCGGCGTCGGCCACTGGCATGAAGGGGCGCTGGGCCTGCCCTGCCTCACCGGCGCGGTGGCGGTGTTTCACTGCCGGCTGGTGGAGGCCCGCACCATCGCCACCCATGATGTGCTGGTCGGCCGGGTCGAGGCGGTGACGCTCGGCCCCGACAGGGCCAAGCTCGCCTATCTCGGGCGCGGGTTCCTCACGGTCTGA
- a CDS encoding cytochrome c biogenesis CcdA family protein: MADVTLPAAFVAGIASFASPCVLPLVPPYLCYLAGTSLDQITHKAPTDAAARRTLGAAVLFVAGFSTVFVALGAGASVAGAYLRYYSQELAMVAGVAILLMGLHFLGILRFGWLTRTKRVHVDAPTTFLGAYVMGLAFAFGWTPCIGPVLAAILAVAASEQTLTHGAGLLAVYSAGLGVPFLAVAAMARPALGVLGHAKRYLPMVEKVMGALLVLTGIGFLSGWMAQLSFWLLETFPALSAFG; this comes from the coding sequence ATGGCCGACGTCACTCTTCCGGCTGCCTTCGTGGCCGGCATCGCCAGCTTTGCCTCGCCCTGCGTGTTGCCGCTGGTGCCGCCCTATCTGTGCTACCTCGCCGGCACCAGTCTCGACCAAATCACCCACAAGGCGCCGACCGATGCCGCGGCCCGCCGCACCCTGGGCGCGGCGGTGCTGTTCGTGGCCGGATTCTCCACCGTGTTCGTGGCGCTGGGGGCGGGGGCCTCGGTGGCGGGGGCGTATCTGCGCTATTATTCGCAGGAACTCGCCATGGTGGCGGGCGTCGCTATCCTGCTGATGGGGCTGCACTTCCTCGGCATTCTTCGCTTCGGCTGGCTCACCCGTACCAAGCGGGTGCATGTGGATGCGCCGACCACCTTTCTCGGCGCCTATGTGATGGGCCTCGCCTTCGCCTTCGGCTGGACGCCCTGCATCGGCCCGGTGCTGGCGGCGATCCTTGCCGTGGCGGCAAGCGAGCAGACGCTCACCCATGGCGCCGGCCTGCTGGCGGTCTATTCCGCCGGGCTCGGCGTGCCCTTCCTCGCCGTGGCGGCGATGGCGCGCCCGGCGCTCGGCGTGCTCGGCCATGCCAAGCGCTATCTGCCCATGGTGGAAAAGGTGATGGGTGCGCTGCTCGTGCTCACCGGCATCGGCTTCCTCTCCGGCTGGATGGCGCAGCTGAGCTTCTGGCTGCTGGAGACCTTCCCGGCGCTCTCCGCCTTCGGCTGA
- a CDS encoding ABC transporter ATP-binding protein codes for MSDTLTPPAATTTAPARTDVPMLQVRGVKTFYGNIMALKGVDVDVYKGEIVTLIGSNGAGKSTLMMTIFGQPRPREGAILFEGRDITKVPTHEIAHLKIAQSPEGRRIFPRMSVFENLQMGAAIDGFAHFDADLEKVFTLFPRLKERINQRGGTLSGGEQQMLAIGRALMSRPRLLMLDEPSLGLAPLVVRMIFDAIRELNRTEGLTVLLVEQNAFHALKLAHRGYVLVNGAITLSGEGRELLERPEVRAAYLEGGAH; via the coding sequence ATGAGCGATACTCTCACCCCTCCCGCCGCTACGACGACGGCACCCGCCCGCACCGACGTGCCGATGCTGCAGGTGCGCGGCGTCAAGACCTTCTACGGCAACATCATGGCCCTCAAGGGCGTCGATGTGGATGTCTACAAGGGCGAGATCGTCACCCTGATCGGTTCCAACGGCGCCGGCAAGTCGACGCTGATGATGACCATCTTCGGCCAGCCGCGCCCGCGCGAGGGCGCGATCCTGTTCGAGGGCCGGGACATCACCAAGGTGCCGACCCACGAGATCGCCCATCTCAAGATCGCCCAGTCCCCGGAGGGAAGGCGCATCTTCCCGCGCATGAGCGTGTTCGAGAACCTGCAGATGGGCGCGGCGATCGACGGCTTCGCCCATTTCGACGCCGACCTCGAAAAGGTCTTCACCCTGTTCCCGCGCCTCAAGGAGCGCATCAACCAGCGCGGCGGCACGCTCTCGGGCGGCGAGCAGCAGATGCTGGCCATCGGTCGGGCGCTGATGAGCCGGCCGCGCCTGCTGATGCTGGACGAGCCCTCGCTCGGCCTTGCGCCGCTGGTGGTGCGGATGATTTTCGACGCCATCCGCGAACTCAACCGCACGGAGGGCCTCACTGTGCTGCTGGTGGAGCAGAACGCCTTCCACGCGCTCAAGCTCGCCCATCGCGGCTATGTTCTCGTCAACGGCGCCATCACCCTCTCGGGCGAAGGCCGCGAGCTGCTGGAGCGCCCGGAAGTGCGCGCCGCCTATCTCGAAGGAGGAGCGCACTGA
- a CDS encoding branched-chain amino acid ABC transporter permease — protein sequence MEIFVQQLINGLTLGSIYGLIAIGYTMVFGIIGMVNFAHGDVFMVSAFIALICFLLVTTVLGITSIFLALAIVLVVAMFFTSLLNWAIERVAYRPLRGSFRLAPMISAIGMSIFLANFVQVTQGPRNKPVPPMITDVIVLMDSGSYQVTLAWKQVIIMVVTAALLGGFWYLVQKTSLGRAQRACEQDRKMAALLGINVDHTISLTFVIGAALAAVAGTLYLMYYGVANFADGFVPGVKAFTAAVLGGIGSLPGAVLGGLLIGLIETFWSAYFSIEYKDVAAFSILAITLIFMPQGLLGRPEVEKV from the coding sequence ATGGAAATTTTCGTTCAGCAGCTCATAAACGGGCTGACGCTCGGCTCGATCTACGGGCTGATCGCCATTGGCTACACCATGGTGTTCGGCATCATCGGCATGGTGAACTTCGCCCATGGCGACGTGTTCATGGTCTCCGCCTTCATCGCGCTGATCTGCTTCCTGCTGGTCACCACGGTGCTCGGCATCACCTCGATCTTCCTCGCTCTGGCGATCGTGCTGGTCGTGGCGATGTTCTTCACCTCGCTGCTCAACTGGGCGATCGAGCGGGTGGCCTACCGGCCCCTGCGCGGCTCGTTCCGGCTGGCGCCGATGATCTCGGCCATCGGCATGTCGATCTTCCTCGCCAATTTCGTGCAGGTGACGCAGGGCCCGCGCAACAAGCCGGTGCCGCCGATGATCACCGACGTGATCGTGCTGATGGATTCCGGCTCCTACCAGGTCACCCTCGCCTGGAAGCAGGTCATCATCATGGTGGTCACCGCCGCCCTGCTCGGCGGCTTCTGGTATCTCGTGCAGAAGACTTCGCTCGGCCGCGCCCAGCGCGCCTGCGAACAGGACCGCAAGATGGCGGCGCTGCTCGGCATCAATGTCGACCACACCATCTCGTTGACCTTCGTCATCGGTGCCGCGCTCGCCGCCGTCGCCGGCACGCTCTACCTCATGTATTATGGCGTCGCGAACTTCGCCGACGGTTTCGTGCCGGGCGTGAAGGCCTTTACCGCGGCGGTTCTCGGCGGCATCGGCTCGCTGCCCGGCGCCGTGCTCGGCGGCTTGCTGATCGGCCTGATCGAGACCTTCTGGTCGGCCTATTTCTCCATCGAGTACAAGGACGTGGCGGCGTTCTCCATCCTCGCCATCACCCTGATTTTCATGCCGCAGGGCCTGCTCGGCCGGCCTGAGGTCGAGAAGGTCTGA
- the livM gene encoding high-affinity branched-chain amino acid ABC transporter permease LivM — protein MAVQTADTAAPAAPAAGSPSLLGHAFKDALITGLIALGLFGPLIGFETVIIDGALGLAYRPSLLAIMVGIIFVGRLLLNLTLWSPNRRPSTRSGPSVFDRIGTAVGPGVKPALLAFAVVFPFLSTFLLGGLNESRYLIDLGILILTYVMLGWGLNIVVGLAGLLDLGYVAFYAVGAYTYALLATSAPINDFFAGLFGATFWANWAFWICLPLAGIFAGVWGMILGFPVLRLRGDYLAIVTLAFGEIIRLVLINWVDFTNGGAGIASIPRATFFGIPFNAGPDGFAALFGLPFNPMHRIVFLYFVILALALLTAFVTVRLRRLPVGRAWEALREDEIACRSLGINTTTTKLSAFATGAMFGGFAGCFFAVRAGFVSPESFTFDVSAMILAIVVLGGMGSQIGVAVAAAVMMGGMEMLRNLGFLKQVFGNDFDPSLYRMLIFGFAMVAIMVWKPRGLVSTRDPTIFLKERKAVSGDLVKEGHG, from the coding sequence ATGGCTGTCCAGACCGCCGACACCGCTGCGCCTGCGGCCCCGGCCGCCGGCTCCCCGTCCCTCCTCGGCCACGCCTTCAAGGACGCGCTGATCACCGGCCTGATCGCGCTCGGCCTGTTCGGCCCGCTGATCGGGTTCGAAACCGTCATCATCGACGGGGCGCTGGGCCTCGCCTACCGCCCGTCGCTGCTGGCCATCATGGTCGGCATCATCTTCGTCGGCCGGCTGCTGCTGAACCTCACCCTTTGGTCGCCCAACCGCCGCCCCTCCACCCGCAGCGGCCCGAGCGTGTTCGACCGGATCGGCACGGCGGTCGGCCCCGGGGTCAAGCCGGCGCTGCTCGCCTTCGCGGTGGTGTTCCCGTTCCTGTCCACCTTCCTCCTGGGCGGGCTGAACGAGAGCCGCTATCTCATCGACCTCGGCATCCTCATCCTCACCTATGTGATGCTCGGTTGGGGCCTCAACATCGTCGTCGGCCTCGCCGGCCTGCTCGACCTCGGCTATGTCGCCTTCTACGCGGTGGGCGCCTACACCTACGCACTGCTGGCGACCTCGGCGCCGATCAATGATTTCTTCGCCGGCCTGTTCGGCGCCACCTTCTGGGCGAACTGGGCGTTCTGGATCTGCCTGCCGCTGGCCGGCATCTTCGCCGGCGTCTGGGGCATGATCCTCGGCTTTCCCGTGCTGCGCCTGCGCGGCGACTATCTCGCCATCGTCACGCTGGCCTTCGGCGAGATCATCCGGCTGGTGCTGATCAACTGGGTGGACTTCACCAATGGCGGCGCCGGCATCGCCTCGATCCCGCGCGCGACCTTCTTCGGCATTCCCTTCAATGCCGGACCGGACGGCTTTGCCGCGCTGTTCGGGCTGCCCTTCAACCCGATGCACCGCATCGTCTTCCTCTATTTCGTCATCCTGGCGCTGGCGCTGCTCACGGCCTTCGTCACGGTGCGCCTGCGCCGGTTGCCGGTCGGCCGCGCCTGGGAAGCGCTGCGCGAGGATGAGATCGCCTGCCGTTCGCTCGGCATCAACACCACCACGACCAAGCTCTCGGCCTTCGCCACCGGCGCCATGTTCGGCGGCTTCGCCGGCTGCTTCTTCGCCGTGCGCGCCGGCTTCGTCAGCCCGGAAAGCTTCACCTTTGACGTGTCGGCGATGATCCTCGCCATCGTCGTGCTCGGCGGCATGGGCTCGCAGATCGGCGTCGCGGTGGCGGCGGCTGTCATGATGGGCGGCATGGAAATGCTGCGCAATCTCGGCTTCCTCAAGCAGGTCTTCGGCAACGACTTCGACCCCAGCCTGTACCGCATGCTGATCTTCGGCTTCGCCATGGTCGCCATCATGGTGTGGAAGCCGCGCGGCCTCGTCTCCACCCGCGACCCGACGATCTTCCTCAAGGAACGCAAGGCGGTCTCCGGTGATCTCGTGAAGGAGGGCCACGGCTGA
- a CDS encoding ABC transporter ATP-binding protein — MATSPATGLPRWEADPILIVEHLFMRFGGLIAVNDLSFKVGRGDITALIGPNGAGKTTVFNCITGFYKPSEGRLILAKGRAPTPDEIAEVTRIGERSLTGRDAGVYLLERMPDYRVSGEAHVARTFQNIRLFTGMTVLENLMVAQHNALMAASGYSLKGLFGLPGWTKAQRAATEKAKYWLDKVGLTDRADDPAGDLPYGAQRRLEIARAMCSEPILLCLDEPAAGLNPRESLELNTLLRAIRAEHGTSILLIEHDMSVVMEISDHVVVLDYGTKISDGTPEAVKNDPRVIAAYLGVDEDAIEEVEAELHTESAAPGASA; from the coding sequence ATGGCAACCTCTCCCGCAACCGGCCTCCCGCGCTGGGAAGCCGACCCCATCCTCATCGTCGAACACCTGTTCATGCGCTTCGGCGGCCTGATCGCGGTGAACGACCTCAGCTTCAAGGTCGGACGGGGCGACATCACCGCCCTGATCGGCCCCAACGGCGCCGGCAAGACCACGGTGTTCAACTGCATCACCGGCTTCTACAAGCCGAGCGAGGGACGCCTCATCCTGGCGAAGGGCCGCGCCCCCACGCCCGACGAGATCGCCGAAGTGACCCGCATCGGCGAGCGTTCGCTCACCGGCCGCGACGCTGGCGTCTATCTGCTGGAGCGCATGCCGGACTACCGCGTCTCCGGCGAGGCGCATGTGGCCCGCACCTTCCAGAACATCCGCCTGTTCACCGGCATGACCGTGCTGGAGAACCTGATGGTGGCGCAGCACAACGCGCTGATGGCGGCGTCGGGCTATTCGCTCAAGGGGCTGTTCGGCCTGCCCGGCTGGACGAAGGCGCAGCGCGCCGCCACGGAGAAGGCGAAATACTGGCTCGACAAGGTCGGCCTCACCGACCGCGCCGACGATCCCGCCGGCGATCTTCCCTATGGCGCCCAGCGCCGGCTGGAAATCGCCCGCGCCATGTGCTCGGAGCCGATCCTGCTCTGCCTCGACGAGCCCGCCGCCGGCCTCAACCCGCGCGAAAGCCTTGAACTCAACACCCTGCTGCGCGCCATCCGCGCCGAGCACGGCACCTCGATCCTGCTGATCGAGCACGACATGAGCGTGGTGATGGAGATTTCCGACCACGTCGTCGTGCTGGATTACGGCACTAAGATTTCCGACGGCACGCCGGAAGCGGTGAAGAACGACCCGCGCGTCATCGCCGCCTATCTCGGTGTCGACGAGGACGCGATCGAGGAGGTCGAGGCCGAGCTGCATACGGAGTCTGCCGCGCCGGGAGCCAGCGCATGA
- a CDS encoding branched-chain amino acid ABC transporter substrate-binding protein, with product MKKLLIAGIALGAMVALAVPASAQIKVGVGGPMTGANATFGAQLKNGAEQWAADVNAKGGILGQKVELIIGDDASKPEQGVSVANKFISDGVKVVLGHFNSGVSIPASEQYAEAGILQFTPASTNPKFTERGLTNVFRVCGRDDQQGAVAGDYIAKNLKDKKVAIVHDKTPYGKGLADETQKAMNAAGIKEVVYEGINPGEKDYSALVSKLKSANVDVLYYGGLHTEAGLLVRQMRDQGMTTVLFSGDGITDKEFWTIAGPGAAGTLMTFGPDPRNSPAAAAVVAEFKKKGIDPEGYVLYTYAAGQVFQEAAEATKSLDNAKLAEYIHSGKVFKTVLGDLTFDKKGDRTTLDYVLYVWKDGGYSQM from the coding sequence ATGAAGAAGCTTCTGATTGCCGGCATCGCGCTCGGCGCCATGGTGGCGCTCGCCGTCCCGGCGTCGGCGCAGATCAAGGTCGGCGTTGGCGGTCCGATGACCGGCGCGAACGCCACCTTCGGCGCCCAGCTGAAGAACGGCGCCGAACAGTGGGCCGCTGACGTCAACGCCAAGGGCGGCATTCTCGGCCAGAAGGTCGAGCTGATCATCGGCGACGACGCTTCCAAGCCCGAGCAGGGCGTGTCGGTTGCCAACAAGTTCATCTCCGACGGCGTCAAGGTGGTCCTCGGCCACTTCAACTCCGGCGTCTCGATCCCGGCCTCCGAACAGTATGCCGAAGCCGGCATCCTCCAGTTCACCCCGGCCTCGACCAACCCGAAGTTCACCGAGCGCGGCCTGACCAACGTGTTCCGCGTCTGCGGCCGCGACGACCAGCAGGGCGCTGTCGCCGGCGACTACATCGCCAAGAACCTGAAGGACAAGAAGGTCGCGATCGTCCACGACAAGACCCCCTACGGAAAGGGCCTTGCCGACGAGACCCAGAAGGCCATGAATGCCGCCGGCATCAAGGAAGTGGTCTATGAGGGCATCAACCCGGGCGAGAAGGACTATTCCGCGCTCGTATCGAAGCTGAAGTCGGCGAATGTCGACGTGCTCTATTATGGCGGCCTGCACACGGAAGCCGGCCTGCTGGTGCGCCAGATGCGCGACCAGGGCATGACCACCGTGCTGTTCTCGGGCGACGGCATCACCGACAAGGAGTTCTGGACCATCGCCGGTCCGGGCGCCGCCGGCACGCTCATGACCTTCGGTCCCGATCCGCGCAACAGCCCGGCTGCCGCCGCCGTTGTCGCCGAGTTCAAGAAGAAGGGCATCGATCCGGAAGGCTACGTGCTCTACACCTACGCCGCCGGCCAGGTGTTCCAGGAAGCGGCCGAAGCGACCAAGTCGCTCGATAACGCCAAGCTGGCCGAGTACATCCACTCCGGCAAGGTCTTCAAGACCGTGCTCGGCGACCTGACCTTCGACAAGAAGGGCGACCGCACCACCCTCGACTACGTGCTGTACGTCTGGAAGGACGGCGGCTACTCGCAGATGTGA